A window from Vulcanimicrobium alpinum encodes these proteins:
- a CDS encoding MFS transporter: MQGLVVLAVAFLVRFPGNDDRVPAPVASRVAQSAYDSTPLEMLRSPQFYLLYVMFVMIATGLLFMTAQVAPLSKDYGIAKAPLHVIGFVVMALPFAPIVDNVLNGGSRVIFGGLSDRIGREVTMALAFALEAFGLIGLLFVAHNPWGFVVCAGATFIASGEICSLFPATCTDLYGRKFATVNCGLLYTAKGTAALIVPIASQIRDTTGTWSSVVTVLVAFNIVTALLAVFVLKPMRERRLAAEGQRPAPAGAAAAAAVR, encoded by the coding sequence GTGCAGGGTCTCGTCGTGCTCGCCGTCGCGTTTCTCGTCCGCTTCCCCGGCAACGACGACCGCGTACCCGCTCCGGTCGCGAGCCGGGTCGCGCAGAGCGCGTACGATTCGACGCCGCTCGAGATGCTGCGCTCGCCGCAATTCTATCTGCTCTACGTCATGTTCGTGATGATCGCGACCGGGCTGCTCTTCATGACCGCGCAGGTCGCGCCGCTGTCGAAGGATTACGGGATTGCGAAGGCGCCGCTGCACGTGATCGGTTTCGTCGTCATGGCGCTGCCGTTCGCGCCGATCGTCGACAACGTGCTCAACGGCGGCAGCCGCGTGATCTTCGGCGGGCTCTCCGACCGGATCGGCCGTGAGGTCACGATGGCGCTGGCCTTCGCGCTCGAAGCGTTCGGCCTGATCGGCCTGCTCTTCGTCGCGCACAACCCGTGGGGCTTCGTCGTCTGCGCCGGCGCGACGTTCATCGCGTCGGGCGAAATCTGTAGTCTCTTCCCCGCGACGTGCACCGATCTCTACGGCCGCAAGTTCGCCACCGTCAACTGCGGGCTGCTCTACACGGCGAAAGGCACCGCCGCGCTGATCGTCCCCATCGCCAGCCAAATTCGCGACACGACGGGCACCTGGTCCTCGGTGGTGACGGTGCTGGTCGCGTTCAACATCGTCACCGCGCTGCTTGCCGTGTTCGTGCTCAAGCCGATGCGCGAGCGTCGACTCGCAGCCGAAGGGCAGCGCCCCGCACCGGCGGGTGCGGCCGCTGCCGCCGCAGTACGCTAG
- a CDS encoding SUMF1/EgtB/PvdO family nonheme iron enzyme encodes MDILAPASLDRAAMAARYRANRLRTAQLFAMIAPDAYEDAPIPLRHPFVFYDGHIPTFAFVTLVRDALGRPSIDPEFEKLFNRGIDPRDAGAAAAHKRAAWPSRETVHRFTDACDAAIFDAYAHATLDDPSNPRLLHAEAAWNVLEHEEMHHETLTYIVHRLAREKQRGPRGEHRDAAPPPRAPIAIPAGSATLGARRGAIPFGWDNEFDEHVVAVNAFGVDAYDVTNGDYLAFVRDGGPVPINWFERDGAWMLRGVFEDLPLPLSWPVYATQEQAAAFARWSGGRLMTEAEYHRAAYGTPGGEERLQPWGDAAPDPAQHGNFGWRRFDPEPAGSSPRGASAFGVHDLVGNGWEWTATPFAPFDGFAPMASYPLYSNDFFDGMHYVIKGASPVTASTLVRRSLRNWFYYDYSYVYATFRRAYD; translated from the coding sequence GTGGACATCCTCGCCCCCGCTTCCCTCGATCGTGCCGCGATGGCGGCGCGCTACCGTGCGAACCGTCTGCGCACCGCGCAGCTTTTCGCGATGATCGCGCCCGACGCGTACGAAGATGCGCCGATCCCGCTGCGCCATCCGTTCGTGTTCTACGACGGACACATCCCCACGTTCGCGTTCGTCACCTTGGTGCGCGACGCGCTGGGACGTCCCTCGATCGACCCCGAATTCGAAAAGCTCTTCAACCGCGGAATCGATCCGCGCGACGCGGGCGCCGCCGCCGCGCACAAGCGCGCGGCGTGGCCGTCGCGCGAGACGGTGCACCGCTTCACCGACGCCTGCGATGCGGCGATCTTCGACGCCTATGCGCACGCGACGCTCGACGATCCCTCGAACCCGCGGCTGCTCCATGCCGAAGCGGCGTGGAACGTGCTTGAGCACGAAGAGATGCATCACGAGACGCTCACGTACATCGTGCACCGGCTCGCGCGCGAAAAGCAGCGCGGGCCGCGCGGCGAGCACCGCGACGCGGCACCGCCGCCGCGCGCGCCGATCGCGATCCCGGCGGGCAGCGCGACGCTCGGCGCACGGCGCGGGGCGATCCCCTTCGGCTGGGACAACGAGTTCGACGAGCACGTCGTCGCGGTGAACGCGTTCGGCGTCGACGCGTACGACGTCACCAACGGCGACTACCTGGCGTTCGTGCGCGACGGCGGCCCGGTTCCGATCAACTGGTTCGAGCGCGACGGCGCGTGGATGCTGCGCGGCGTCTTCGAAGATCTCCCGCTCCCGCTCTCGTGGCCGGTGTACGCGACCCAGGAACAAGCCGCCGCGTTCGCGCGCTGGAGCGGCGGCCGCCTGATGACGGAAGCGGAGTACCATCGCGCCGCCTACGGAACGCCCGGCGGCGAGGAGCGGCTTCAGCCATGGGGCGACGCGGCGCCGGATCCGGCGCAGCACGGGAACTTCGGCTGGCGCCGCTTCGATCCCGAACCCGCCGGCTCGTCGCCGCGCGGCGCGAGCGCGTTCGGCGTGCACGATCTCGTCGGCAACGGCTGGGAGTGGACCGCGACGCCGTTCGCGCCGTTCGACGGCTTTGCGCCGATGGCGTCGTACCCGCTGTACTCGAACGACTTCTTCGACGGGATGCACTACGTGATCAAGGGCGCCTCGCCGGTCACGGCGTCGACGCTGGTGCGGCGGTCGCTCCGCAACTGGTTCTACTACGACTATTCCTACGTGTACGCGACCTTCCGGCGCGCGTACGACTGA
- a CDS encoding ketopantoate reductase family protein, which yields MEALSGNGSRAGGRFCVVGAGAIGAYVGAALARGGADVTLIARGAHLAAMREHGVEVRSERGDFHARVAATDEIAAVGVVDCAIVALKAHQIAPLLPQICTLIGPRTRVVGMQNGLPWWYFQRLAGPYEDLVLQSVDPGGTLAAAFDPDRVVGCVIYCATEIASPGVIRHVEGTRFSLGTPGGTVEEPLQQIADAFVAGGLKAPVERDLRPEIWVKLLGNASLNPISALTRATLAGMMRDAQAAGLVREMMEECAALAGALGVTLPISIEKRMDGARRVGEHKTSMLQDVEAGRPLELDVLLGAIVELGAVLGVPVPASRHVYALASLLNATLVAARPA from the coding sequence ATGGAAGCCCTGAGCGGCAACGGTTCGCGCGCAGGAGGTCGGTTTTGCGTCGTGGGTGCCGGCGCGATCGGCGCCTACGTCGGCGCGGCGCTCGCTCGCGGGGGTGCGGACGTCACGTTGATCGCGCGCGGGGCGCACCTCGCGGCGATGCGGGAGCACGGCGTCGAGGTGCGTTCCGAGCGAGGAGACTTTCATGCCCGCGTCGCCGCGACCGACGAGATCGCCGCGGTCGGCGTCGTCGATTGCGCGATCGTCGCGCTCAAAGCGCACCAGATCGCGCCGCTGCTGCCGCAGATCTGCACCCTCATCGGTCCGCGCACGCGTGTCGTCGGGATGCAGAACGGTCTGCCGTGGTGGTATTTCCAGCGGCTCGCGGGGCCGTACGAAGACCTGGTGCTGCAGAGCGTCGATCCCGGCGGGACGCTGGCCGCGGCGTTCGATCCGGACCGGGTCGTCGGCTGCGTGATCTACTGCGCGACGGAGATCGCTTCGCCCGGCGTGATCCGGCACGTCGAAGGGACGCGGTTCTCGCTGGGCACGCCCGGCGGCACGGTGGAAGAACCGCTGCAGCAGATCGCCGACGCGTTCGTCGCCGGCGGACTGAAGGCGCCCGTCGAGCGCGACCTCCGTCCGGAGATCTGGGTGAAACTGCTCGGCAACGCGTCGCTAAACCCGATCTCTGCGCTCACGCGCGCGACGCTCGCCGGGATGATGCGCGACGCGCAGGCCGCCGGCCTCGTGCGCGAGATGATGGAGGAGTGCGCGGCGCTCGCCGGCGCGCTCGGCGTGACGCTTCCGATCTCGATCGAGAAGCGGATGGACGGCGCGCGCCGCGTCGGCGAGCACAAGACTTCGATGCTGCAGGACGTCGAGGCCGGACGCCCGCTCGAGCTCGACGTCCTCTTAGGAGCGATCGTCGAGCTCGGCGCGGTGCTGGGTGTCCCGGTCCCGGCGTCGCGGCACGTCTACGCGCTCGCGAGCCTCCTCAACGCGACGCTCGTGGCCGCGCGTCCCGCCTGA
- a CDS encoding IS256 family transposase, giving the protein MADYDLTLSRDAIPALLDQPAALGKLVETILNQVLEAQMRDHLGAERYERCQEREGYRNGYRDRQLSTRVGSLVLRVPQTRDGSFSTDIFERYRRSEQAFVVGLMEMVVNGVSTRKVTRITEGLCGTSFSKSTFSRLAKALDEPVAGFLNRRLDAAYPFIIVDALFTKVRTDKSVVSKALLIASGIRADGYREILGLSIGDSESFATWNEFFCGLKARGLHGVDVAVSDNHSGLREAIAKQFVGATWQRCQFHVMKNLLDHAPKKERENVTAAARLIFLATDRKEAERRYAEFMARFAETAPKSCVCLEGAFEDMLAILPLPEKYRRRLRTSNMQERLNEEIRRREKVIRIFPNDAAAIRMVGALLSEQNDEWLGRAYFDMTEYFEWKATTVAKPAAVKRDRRAA; this is encoded by the coding sequence GTGGCCGATTACGATCTTACCCTATCCCGCGACGCGATTCCAGCGTTGCTCGATCAACCTGCGGCGCTCGGGAAGCTCGTCGAAACGATTTTGAACCAAGTGCTCGAGGCGCAGATGCGCGATCATCTGGGCGCCGAGCGGTACGAACGCTGTCAAGAACGGGAGGGCTATCGGAATGGGTATCGCGATCGACAGCTCTCGACCCGCGTCGGCTCGCTGGTCCTGCGCGTGCCGCAGACGCGCGACGGCAGCTTCTCAACCGACATCTTTGAGCGTTATCGCCGCAGCGAACAAGCCTTTGTCGTGGGCCTGATGGAGATGGTCGTCAACGGCGTCTCGACGCGGAAGGTCACGCGGATAACCGAAGGTCTGTGTGGGACGTCGTTTTCGAAGTCGACGTTCAGTCGCCTCGCGAAGGCCCTTGACGAGCCGGTCGCGGGATTCTTGAATCGTCGGCTCGACGCGGCGTACCCGTTCATCATCGTTGACGCGCTCTTCACGAAGGTGCGCACCGACAAGAGCGTCGTCAGCAAAGCGCTCCTCATCGCGAGCGGCATTCGTGCTGACGGATACCGAGAAATCCTTGGTCTTTCGATCGGCGATTCGGAGAGCTTTGCGACGTGGAACGAGTTCTTTTGCGGCCTCAAAGCACGCGGCTTGCACGGCGTCGACGTTGCCGTCTCCGACAATCACTCGGGCTTACGCGAGGCGATCGCCAAGCAATTCGTCGGCGCGACGTGGCAGCGTTGCCAGTTCCACGTGATGAAGAACTTGCTCGATCACGCGCCCAAGAAAGAACGGGAAAACGTAACCGCTGCAGCTCGGCTGATCTTCCTCGCAACTGATCGCAAAGAGGCCGAGCGTCGATATGCGGAATTCATGGCCCGCTTCGCAGAAACGGCGCCCAAGTCGTGCGTGTGCTTGGAAGGAGCGTTCGAAGACATGCTTGCGATCTTGCCGCTGCCGGAGAAATATCGTCGGCGACTGCGCACGAGCAACATGCAAGAGCGGCTCAATGAAGAGATTCGTCGCCGGGAGAAAGTCATTCGCATTTTCCCAAACGACGCCGCGGCGATTCGCATGGTCGGCGCGTTACTCTCCGAGCAAAACGACGAATGGTTAGGCCGAGCCTACTTCGACATGACCGAATACTTCGAATGGAAAGCAACGACGGTGGCCAAGCCGGCCGCCGTAAAACGAGACAGACGAGCAGCCTAA